The window TGAAGTGGCTGTCCCCGGTGGGTTCAATGTTGCAAATGCCGCACTTGCGGTAGTGATCGCGCTATCAGCAGAGATAGGTCGCGACGCGGCACTTGGCGGCCTTCGTGCACTAGCGTCTATCGCGGGTCGATACGAGGTGGTGTCGACAGATCCCGTTGTGGTCGTCGACTACGCCCACACTCCCGATGCCATCGCAGCAGTAGTCGATGTGTCTCGTCGTCTTACGTCTGGGCGTGTGATCGTGGTTCTCGGCGCCGGCGGTGATCGCGACGCAGCGAAACGTCCGCACATGGGACATGCCGCGGCGACTGCCGACTACGCGATCCTGACGACTGACAACCCACGGTCCGAGGATCCGGTTGCGATTGTTGAAGCGATGCAGCGAGGCGCCAAGGGAACGCAAGCAACGGTTGTCGTCGTTAATGAGAGGGCCGAGGCCATTAGTCACGCAATCGAGATCGCGGAGCCGAACGACATCGTGTTGATACTGGGCAAGGGGCACGAACAAGGCATCGATCGCGGCGATGTTGTCGAACCTTTCGACGATCGCGACGTCGCTCGAGCCGCTGTTCGCAGCATTGGGCGGCGCTCCTAGTGAACACCATGGCTTGGACCCTCGACGAAGTCGCAGCTATCACCGGGGGTGAAGTTGTGGGTGACACAACGCAGATCGTCACATCGGTCGGTACGGATTCTCGTTCGGTGATAGACGGGTCGCTCTTTGTGGCGATTCTTGGCGAACATTTCGATGGGCACGAGTTTGCCGCAATGGCTATCAAGCAGGGTGCGGTTGGCGCCCTGGTGTCTGCCGCCACCTTCTTCACGAGAGAGGCGGGGGGCGAATTTGTCCCGGCAGTAGTCGTGGAAGACACGCTTGACGCGTTGTTGGCGCTTGCAGAGGATCACCGCAACAGGTTCGCCGGAAAGGTAATTGCGATCACCGGGTCCACCGGGAAGACGTCGACCAAAGACTTGTTGGCAGCCGTTTTACCTGATGCCCACGCCAGTCCGCGGTCGTTCAACAACGACATCGGAGTGCCAATCACGATTCTGGGAGCGCTCTTGGACGCACCGTTCATGGTTGTAGAAGTCGGATCGCGCGGCCGCGGCCACATCGATCACCTCATGTCGGGAGTCCGACCGGATGTTGCTGTGATTACCAATCTCGGTGTTGTACATCTTGAGACGTTCGGAACTTTGGCGGCACTTGCCGACGCGAAGTGGGAATTAGCTGCCGCAGTCGGGAGCGCCGGCCATGTTGTGATTCCGGTCGACGAGCCACGCCTTGCGCGTGACACCGACGCACGCGTGTGGACGTTCGGGGAGAACGGCACGGTTGGGTTCGCGGACCTCACTGTCGACGCCTGCGGTCTGAGTTCGTTTACGCTCGTTTTCGAGGGCGATAGGTATCCGGTGCGCCTCAGGATGGCCGGACAGCATCAGGTGTTGAACGCCACCGCCGCTTTTGCCGCTGCGGTCGCCGCCGGCGCTGAGCCGCAAGAGGTCGCTGCAGGTCTCGAACTCGCCACTGGATCCCCATGGAGGATGGAAATCCACCGCGGGCGGTTCACTGTCGTCAATGATACGTACAACGCAAACCCCGACTCCATGCGATCGGCGATCGAGACCGTCACTCGGATGCCGGGGCGTCACATTGCAGTAGTTGGATACATGGCCGAGCTAGGTCAGGTGGCGGCGCAAGAGCACTCAAAAATTGGGCAGCTTCTGCGAGAAAGACACTAC of the Acidobacteriota bacterium genome contains:
- a CDS encoding UDP-N-acetylmuramoyl-tripeptide--D-alanyl-D-alanine ligase, producing MAWTLDEVAAITGGEVVGDTTQIVTSVGTDSRSVIDGSLFVAILGEHFDGHEFAAMAIKQGAVGALVSAATFFTREAGGEFVPAVVVEDTLDALLALAEDHRNRFAGKVIAITGSTGKTSTKDLLAAVLPDAHASPRSFNNDIGVPITILGALLDAPFMVVEVGSRGRGHIDHLMSGVRPDVAVITNLGVVHLETFGTLAALADAKWELAAAVGSAGHVVIPVDEPRLARDTDARVWTFGENGTVGFADLTVDACGLSSFTLVFEGDRYPVRLRMAGQHQVLNATAAFAAAVAAGAEPQEVAAGLELATGSPWRMEIHRGRFTVVNDTYNANPDSMRSAIETVTRMPGRHIAVVGYMAELGQVAAQEHSKIGQLLRERHYESVVIVGEEPGMAEAYGPSAVRVDTVADAVEVTLGLVRTGDVVLVKASRSVGLEHVAARLVEEANA